One genomic segment of Mycolicibacterium gilvum includes these proteins:
- a CDS encoding MlaD family protein yields the protein MKTGAALWRLAISGIVAITLFILLANVIKQPTAAETRAYTAEFTDASGLHADADVRVRGVRVGKVQSVDLERRNGQSIAVVRLTCDQRYGVVSGTRLAIKFEALTGLRYIDVVDPAENYSKADLVTDVTTTMTQPSFDVTELFNGLQPVIATLNPDELNTFTANAATYLSGDGGGLAPMLESIHKLTRFVADRQQVIATLMRNLKDISDTMGGHGKDLIQIVDWLNKGPVDGMLGILDEFRKAHLYGEFMDDAAQVVKNLGFPAEGNNGDYFVYGPESNKNVTNVDEAFDRAFTVFDDYTEAFKLVPVMWENIPPPPEAGAPLACSRGRAQLPAEMDVFLNGRKVVLCNR from the coding sequence ATGAAGACCGGCGCGGCATTGTGGCGACTCGCGATCAGCGGCATAGTCGCCATTACCCTGTTCATCCTGTTGGCGAACGTGATCAAGCAGCCCACAGCAGCGGAAACGCGAGCGTATACGGCCGAGTTCACTGACGCATCGGGCTTACATGCGGACGCCGACGTGCGGGTCCGCGGAGTTCGCGTCGGGAAGGTGCAGTCGGTCGACCTTGAGCGAAGGAACGGTCAAAGCATCGCCGTTGTCAGGTTGACGTGCGACCAACGCTATGGCGTGGTGTCTGGCACCCGACTTGCCATCAAGTTCGAGGCGCTCACCGGACTGCGTTACATAGATGTCGTCGATCCGGCGGAAAATTACTCCAAGGCCGATCTCGTTACTGACGTGACTACGACGATGACGCAACCGTCTTTCGACGTCACCGAATTGTTCAACGGGCTACAACCTGTGATCGCCACCCTGAATCCCGACGAACTGAACACCTTTACAGCGAACGCGGCAACATATCTTTCGGGTGATGGCGGCGGCTTGGCGCCGATGCTGGAAAGTATCCACAAGCTCACCAGGTTCGTAGCGGACCGTCAGCAAGTCATCGCCACGTTGATGCGTAATCTGAAGGACATCTCCGACACCATGGGCGGACATGGAAAAGATCTGATCCAAATAGTGGATTGGCTCAACAAGGGTCCGGTCGACGGCATGCTTGGAATTCTGGACGAGTTTCGAAAAGCCCACCTCTACGGCGAATTTATGGACGATGCGGCGCAAGTGGTCAAGAACTTGGGATTCCCGGCCGAGGGCAACAATGGCGACTATTTCGTCTACGGCCCGGAATCCAACAAGAACGTAACCAACGTGGACGAAGCCTTCGACCGTGCGTTCACCGTGTTTGACGACTATACGGAGGCCTTCAAGCTGGTTCCGGTCATGTGGGAGAACATTCCGCCGCCGCCTGAAGCTGGTGCGCCCCTGGCGTGTTCCCGGGGACGGGCTCAGTTACCGGCAGAAATGGACGTATTTCTCAATGGACGAAAAGTGGTGTTGTGCAACCGATGA
- a CDS encoding Mammalian cell entry related domain protein: protein MLLHGSEASEKRTLTIVGTVVVLCAVAVAGIFIAFKPFASRPDDEISVAIETPYVGPGVAKGTQLVMHGVKVGEVTAVSRLSGGGVLLDTNLQKSPTKGLTDAMGIDFRTINYFGVTGIDLVAGTGGRPLADGTRLTITPKGNSTLQALLSRLGKLATGALTNQLIEVVEKATRYTDALNPLAETLVISANALAETQTVSTAQLLTNATGISVAFPGFADAMLDAGYYATHGTNKLNKGTWNASEEEYQTVILPFMQYVSDNLFGAIGRLEYTHIDDLTPVIDSVRAMTDVVPPLMRPQGMSEMLVELRTRLEKMYAGTPEQRALQVRILLDSMPGVAAPLAAAGGAR, encoded by the coding sequence ATGCTCCTGCATGGCTCGGAGGCATCTGAGAAGCGAACATTGACCATCGTCGGCACAGTTGTCGTGCTCTGCGCCGTGGCGGTTGCAGGCATATTCATCGCGTTCAAGCCATTCGCCAGCCGACCGGACGATGAAATCTCGGTGGCGATCGAGACGCCATATGTCGGACCGGGCGTCGCCAAGGGCACGCAGCTGGTCATGCACGGGGTGAAGGTCGGGGAGGTCACCGCCGTGTCCAGGTTGTCCGGAGGCGGTGTTCTGCTGGATACCAATCTGCAGAAATCGCCGACGAAGGGCTTGACTGACGCAATGGGCATCGATTTCCGGACCATCAACTATTTTGGTGTGACCGGTATCGATCTAGTCGCCGGTACGGGTGGCCGGCCGCTCGCCGATGGAACCCGGTTGACGATCACGCCGAAAGGTAATTCGACACTTCAGGCATTGCTATCCCGCCTTGGAAAACTCGCCACCGGGGCGCTGACCAACCAGCTGATCGAGGTGGTCGAGAAGGCCACTCGATACACCGATGCGTTGAATCCGCTGGCCGAGACACTGGTGATCTCGGCGAATGCACTGGCTGAAACTCAAACAGTGAGTACCGCGCAATTATTGACAAACGCGACTGGAATAAGCGTCGCGTTCCCCGGGTTCGCCGATGCGATGCTCGACGCCGGTTACTACGCAACACACGGTACGAATAAACTCAACAAAGGTACTTGGAATGCCAGCGAGGAGGAATATCAAACCGTCATTCTTCCGTTCATGCAGTATGTATCCGATAACCTCTTTGGGGCTATCGGCAGGCTGGAGTACACGCATATTGACGATCTGACGCCTGTCATCGACAGTGTCCGGGCGATGACTGATGTGGTCCCACCTTTGATGAGACCCCAAGGCATGTCGGAGATGCTCGTGGAATTGCGTACCCGACTTGAGAAGATGTACGCAGGGACCCCTGAGCAGCGCGCGCTTCAAGTTCGTATCCTTCTCGACAGCATGCCGGGTGTGGCGGCGCCACTTGCTGCCGCGGGCGGTGCCCGATGA
- a CDS encoding MlaE family ABC transporter permease: MPSRYGSRLLQATTGSVGGVFREVGQWVIFIAKAFSSVPVAVVKYRRQTLQQMNSLAWGRGSLIVDGGAISVLLLLGIAVGASLAVEAFAVLNIIGFGGLSGIIGGIGGVRELGPIVSAVAFAGQAGCRMTAEIGAMRIAEEIDALEAIGLRPIPFVVGTRLIGAMILVVPGYLVALIANFFVMDTVIRVFHNQPGGTYNHYFAQFVTPTDLAYSVIKVAVFCMAVTLIHCYYGYFASGGPVGVGRASGRAVRTSLITIIFLDLILTVAMWGLHPVFVFKG; encoded by the coding sequence GTGCCGAGCAGGTATGGCTCGCGCTTGTTACAAGCGACAACGGGGTCTGTCGGCGGGGTATTCCGTGAGGTCGGACAGTGGGTGATCTTCATTGCCAAGGCCTTCAGTTCGGTTCCGGTCGCGGTCGTCAAATATCGACGACAAACACTGCAGCAAATGAACAGCCTCGCTTGGGGCCGCGGTTCGCTCATCGTGGATGGCGGTGCGATAAGCGTATTACTGCTCCTCGGCATTGCTGTCGGTGCCTCGTTGGCAGTTGAGGCGTTTGCTGTATTGAACATCATCGGGTTCGGTGGCTTGTCGGGGATCATCGGCGGTATAGGCGGGGTTCGAGAGCTTGGGCCGATAGTGAGTGCTGTCGCGTTCGCCGGACAGGCAGGGTGCCGGATGACCGCCGAGATCGGCGCCATGCGCATCGCCGAAGAGATAGATGCCTTGGAAGCAATAGGCCTGCGGCCCATACCGTTTGTGGTTGGTACGCGCCTGATTGGCGCGATGATCTTGGTGGTGCCGGGATACCTGGTGGCCCTGATAGCCAATTTCTTCGTCATGGACACCGTCATCCGGGTATTTCACAATCAGCCGGGCGGGACATATAACCACTATTTTGCTCAATTCGTGACGCCAACAGATCTCGCGTACTCCGTCATCAAGGTAGCTGTCTTCTGCATGGCGGTGACGTTAATCCATTGCTACTACGGATACTTTGCTTCCGGCGGACCGGTCGGTGTCGGTCGAGCGTCCGGCCGTGCAGTGCGGACCAGTCTGATCACGATCATCTTTTTGGATTTGATACTGACCGTGGCGATGTGGGGCCTTCATCCAGTGTTCGTGTTCAAGGGTTAG